The Candidatus Zixiibacteriota bacterium genome includes a region encoding these proteins:
- a CDS encoding 4Fe-4S binding protein, with amino-acid sequence MATRTAVPRDILKEKPVRRDRIDRGVQRIRFWAQVFALGVNIWIGVQFYLWVDYIQNKGAALQVARPPGVEGWLPIGSLVSLRYWWETGNINEIRPAGLIILVVVLLTAFLFKKGFCSWVCPIGFISELIGDIADKLWGRRLRPPRWLDYPLRSIKYLLLAFFLWAVMISMTPASIKSFVYSDYNIVTDILMLRFFTDITRLALIVVVALFLLSFVARGFWCRYLCPYGALLGILGLISPTRIRRNADSCIDCSACSKVCPAFIKVDKVAEVVSDECIGCMACVDSCPVKKTLEIKTVSRRVTVPTVRWAAAFLLVFWVSLLGFKLFGPWANAVTDQQYMERIDRANQGGYVHP; translated from the coding sequence ATGGCTACTCGAACGGCTGTGCCTCGTGATATTCTGAAAGAGAAGCCCGTTAGACGAGACCGGATTGATCGCGGGGTTCAGAGAATCCGCTTCTGGGCCCAGGTGTTTGCACTGGGGGTCAATATCTGGATCGGTGTCCAGTTCTATCTGTGGGTGGATTACATCCAGAACAAAGGAGCCGCCTTACAGGTCGCGCGGCCGCCCGGCGTGGAGGGGTGGCTGCCAATCGGCTCGCTGGTGTCGCTGCGCTACTGGTGGGAGACCGGAAACATAAATGAGATCCGCCCCGCCGGGCTAATCATTCTGGTTGTGGTTCTCCTCACGGCGTTTCTATTCAAGAAGGGTTTCTGTTCCTGGGTTTGCCCGATCGGTTTTATCTCGGAGCTCATCGGCGATATAGCGGACAAGCTGTGGGGACGCCGACTGCGCCCCCCGCGCTGGCTCGATTATCCCCTGCGTTCGATCAAATACCTGCTCCTGGCGTTCTTTCTCTGGGCGGTGATGATCTCCATGACTCCGGCGAGCATCAAGAGTTTTGTCTACTCCGATTACAACATCGTCACCGACATCCTGATGCTCCGTTTCTTCACTGATATCACCCGGCTGGCGCTGATCGTCGTTGTTGCCCTGTTCCTGCTGTCGTTTGTTGCCCGCGGGTTCTGGTGCCGGTACCTTTGCCCGTACGGGGCGCTGCTGGGTATACTCGGTCTGATATCGCCGACAAGGATTCGCCGCAACGCCGATTCCTGTATCGATTGCTCGGCCTGCAGCAAGGTCTGTCCGGCATTCATTAAAGTCGACAAGGTAGCGGAGGTCGTCTCGGATGAGTGTATCGGCTGTATGGCGTGTGTCGACTCCTGCCCGGTGAAGAAGACGCTCGAGATCAAGACGGTATCGCGGCGCGTGACGGTTCCGACTGTCCGGTGGGCGGCGGCGTTTCTGCTCGTCTTCTGGGTGTCGCTGCTCGGTTTCAAGCTGTTCGGACCGTGGGCGAACGCGGTCACCGATCAACAGTACATGGAGAGGATTGACCGCGCCAACCAGGGGGGTTATGTTCACCCGTAA